A genomic segment from uncultured Alistipes sp. encodes:
- a CDS encoding GH92 family glycosyl hydrolase, whose protein sequence is MKKIWILACALAAAACCEAPQEGTQTRPSEYVTTLMGTQSEFALSTGNTYPAVALPWGMNFWTPQTGRMGNGWTYTYNAHTLRGLKQTHQPSPWINDYGQFAVMPVRGADKLDEESRQSWFSHQAEVARPYYYSVYLADHDIVAEVTPTERAAMMRFTFPESRESGVVIDAFDRGSRVEILDNRTVAGYTTRNSGGVPDNFRNWFVIRFDKPFSAVELTDNPTDYKAGSRLLYPEGGKSAEGNHAVAKVHFTTRRGEQVTARIASSFISAEQAVRNLETELGADDFETVKSKAQARWDEVLGRIEVTGGSVDQLRTFYSCLYRSTLFPRKFYEIDAAGNPVHYSPYNGKVLPGYMYTDTGFWDTFRCLFPLLNLVYPSVNAEIQAGLANTWRESGFLPEWASPGHRGCMVGNNSASVVSDAILKGVTPAEDVEALYEAMLSGRTKVHPTVSSTGRLGHEYYNTLGYVPYNVGINENVARTLEYAYDDWCIARVAAKLGRTEDAAMLEKAAQNYRNVFDAKTNLMRGRNKDGSFQTPFSAYKWGDAYTEGNAWHYTWSVFHDVEGLADLMGGKAEFSKMLDSVFVVPPIYDDSYYGARIHEITEMQVANMGNYAHGNQPAQHMIYLYDYAGEPAKAQYWVREVMNRLYKAQPDGYCGDEDNGQTSAWYVFSALGFYPVCPGADEYAVGAPLFRRATIHLENGRKIEIEAPENSPENRYVGKMSVDGKAQAEPFLRYSELKDGATVRFDMQAEPAAK, encoded by the coding sequence ATGAAAAAGATTTGGATCCTGGCCTGCGCGCTCGCGGCAGCGGCCTGCTGCGAAGCGCCGCAGGAGGGTACACAGACCCGCCCCTCGGAGTATGTGACGACGCTGATGGGCACACAGTCGGAATTCGCCCTCTCGACGGGCAACACCTACCCGGCCGTGGCGCTGCCGTGGGGCATGAACTTCTGGACGCCCCAGACGGGGCGGATGGGTAACGGCTGGACCTACACCTACAACGCCCACACCCTCCGCGGCCTGAAGCAGACCCACCAGCCCTCGCCGTGGATCAACGACTACGGGCAATTCGCCGTAATGCCCGTGCGCGGTGCGGACAAACTCGACGAGGAGTCGCGCCAGAGCTGGTTCTCGCACCAGGCCGAGGTGGCCAGGCCCTATTACTATTCGGTCTACCTGGCCGACCATGACATCGTGGCCGAGGTGACGCCCACGGAGCGGGCCGCCATGATGCGCTTCACGTTCCCCGAAAGCCGCGAGAGCGGGGTGGTCATCGACGCCTTCGACCGCGGTTCGCGCGTGGAGATCCTCGACAACCGCACCGTAGCCGGTTACACGACGCGCAACAGCGGCGGCGTGCCCGACAACTTCCGCAACTGGTTCGTCATCCGCTTCGACAAGCCTTTCTCGGCCGTCGAGCTGACCGACAACCCCACCGACTACAAGGCCGGGAGCCGGCTGCTGTACCCCGAGGGCGGAAAGTCGGCCGAGGGCAACCACGCCGTGGCGAAGGTGCACTTCACGACCCGGCGCGGCGAGCAGGTGACGGCCCGCATCGCCTCGTCGTTCATCTCCGCGGAGCAGGCCGTGCGCAACCTCGAAACGGAGCTCGGAGCGGATGATTTCGAGACGGTGAAGTCGAAGGCGCAGGCCCGTTGGGACGAGGTGCTGGGACGCATCGAGGTCACGGGCGGCAGCGTCGACCAGCTGCGCACCTTCTACTCGTGCCTCTACCGCTCGACGCTCTTCCCGCGCAAGTTTTATGAGATCGACGCCGCAGGCAACCCGGTCCACTACAGCCCCTACAACGGCAAGGTGCTGCCCGGATACATGTACACCGACACGGGCTTCTGGGATACGTTCCGCTGCCTGTTCCCGCTGCTGAACCTGGTCTACCCGTCGGTCAACGCCGAGATCCAGGCCGGGCTGGCCAACACCTGGCGCGAGAGCGGCTTCCTGCCCGAATGGGCCTCGCCCGGACACCGCGGCTGCATGGTGGGCAACAACTCGGCTTCGGTCGTCTCGGATGCCATCCTCAAGGGCGTGACCCCGGCCGAAGATGTCGAGGCGCTTTACGAGGCGATGCTGAGCGGCCGCACGAAGGTTCACCCGACCGTATCGTCGACGGGCCGCCTCGGGCACGAATACTACAATACGCTCGGATATGTTCCCTACAACGTGGGGATCAACGAGAACGTCGCCCGCACGCTGGAGTACGCCTACGACGACTGGTGCATCGCCCGGGTGGCCGCGAAACTGGGCCGCACGGAGGATGCCGCAATGCTCGAAAAGGCGGCGCAGAACTACCGCAACGTCTTCGACGCGAAGACGAACCTCATGCGCGGCCGCAACAAAGACGGCTCGTTCCAGACGCCGTTCAGCGCCTACAAGTGGGGCGACGCCTACACCGAAGGCAACGCCTGGCACTACACCTGGTCGGTATTCCACGACGTCGAGGGACTGGCCGACCTGATGGGCGGCAAAGCCGAATTCTCGAAAATGCTGGATTCGGTCTTTGTCGTGCCGCCGATCTACGACGACAGCTACTACGGGGCGCGCATCCACGAGATTACGGAGATGCAGGTGGCCAACATGGGCAACTATGCCCACGGCAACCAGCCCGCACAGCACATGATCTACCTCTACGACTATGCCGGAGAGCCCGCCAAGGCGCAGTATTGGGTGCGTGAGGTGATGAACCGCCTCTACAAGGCGCAGCCCGACGGCTACTGCGGCGACGAGGACAACGGCCAGACCTCGGCCTGGTATGTCTTCTCGGCCCTGGGGTTCTATCCCGTCTGCCCGGGAGCCGACGAGTATGCCGTCGGAGCACCGCTGTTCCGCCGTGCGACGATCCATCTGGAGAACGGCCGGAAAATCGAGATCGAGGCCCCGGAAAACAGCCCCGAAAACCGCTACGTCGGAAAGATGTCGGTCGACGGCAAGGCCCAGGCCGAACCCTTCCTCCGCTACTCGGAGCTGAAGGACGGCGCCACGGTGCGTTTCGACATGCAGGCCGAACCGGCCGCGAAATAA
- a CDS encoding helix-turn-helix domain-containing protein, which translates to MEQIVKFDHIYQYNESRGVETLHPLVNVIDFSTCGAARYQREVYGFYTIYLKEVKCGDLRYGRNYYDYQEGTLVFLAPGQVIGYENNGQTYQPKGWALLFHPDLLRGTSLGRNMSAYTFFSYEVNEALHLSEQERGVVLDCLRNIRSELQHAIDKHSRTLIVSNIELLLNYCTRFYERQFITRGHVNRDVLTGFERLLNDYFADDRPQRDGVPTVRWCAEQLHLSANYFGDLVKKETGKSAQEYIQLKVIEIAKERIFEPGRSISEVAYGLGFRYPQHFTRLFKKVVGCSPNEYRSVH; encoded by the coding sequence ATGGAACAGATCGTCAAATTCGACCACATCTACCAGTACAACGAATCGCGGGGCGTCGAGACCCTGCATCCGTTGGTAAACGTCATCGACTTCTCGACGTGCGGGGCCGCCCGCTACCAGCGCGAAGTCTACGGATTCTACACGATCTATCTCAAGGAGGTGAAGTGCGGCGACCTCCGCTACGGCCGCAACTACTACGACTATCAGGAGGGGACGCTCGTCTTCCTCGCACCCGGGCAGGTCATCGGATACGAGAACAACGGCCAGACCTACCAGCCCAAAGGCTGGGCGCTGCTCTTCCATCCCGACCTGCTACGCGGCACCTCGCTCGGACGCAACATGTCCGCCTATACGTTCTTCTCCTACGAGGTCAACGAGGCCCTGCACCTCTCCGAACAGGAGCGCGGCGTGGTGCTCGACTGCCTGCGCAACATCCGCTCGGAGCTGCAGCACGCCATCGACAAGCACAGCCGCACGCTCATCGTTTCGAACATCGAGCTGCTGCTCAACTACTGCACGCGCTTCTACGAACGGCAGTTCATCACCCGCGGGCATGTCAACCGCGACGTCCTGACGGGATTCGAACGCCTGCTCAACGACTACTTCGCGGACGACAGGCCCCAGCGCGACGGGGTTCCGACGGTCCGCTGGTGCGCCGAGCAACTCCACCTCTCGGCCAACTATTTCGGGGATCTGGTCAAGAAGGAGACCGGGAAATCGGCCCAGGAGTACATCCAGTTGAAGGTGATCGAGATCGCCAAGGAGCGCATCTTCGAACCCGGGCGTTCGATCAGCGAAGTCGCCTACGGACTCGGATTCCGCTATCCGCAGCACTTCACCCGTCTGTTCAAGAAGGTCGTAGGATGCTCGCCCAACGAATACCGTTCGGTCCACTGA
- a CDS encoding DUF1893 domain-containing protein, which translates to MTAETNPDRQAVEHLLAEGCSCVIRNGETMRSFHQRGVSDLWQLLHEEPALLRGGFIADKVVGKGAAALMAAGGVRGIYARVLSRPALELLDGAGIPVEYERLVQNIINRAGDGICPVESLCADARTPEECLPRIGEFVRRMKARQSGLRNEKTT; encoded by the coding sequence ATGACTGCAGAGACAAATCCCGATCGACAGGCCGTCGAACACCTCCTTGCCGAGGGGTGTTCGTGCGTCATCCGCAACGGTGAGACGATGCGGTCGTTCCACCAGCGGGGTGTGAGCGACCTATGGCAGCTGCTGCACGAGGAGCCCGCGCTGCTGCGCGGAGGCTTCATCGCCGACAAGGTCGTCGGGAAGGGCGCCGCGGCGCTGATGGCGGCCGGAGGCGTGCGGGGCATCTATGCCCGGGTGCTGAGCCGCCCGGCCCTCGAACTGCTCGACGGGGCCGGAATCCCCGTGGAGTACGAACGTCTCGTTCAGAACATCATCAACCGTGCCGGTGACGGAATCTGCCCCGTGGAGAGTCTCTGTGCCGATGCCCGGACTCCGGAGGAGTGCCTGCCCCGCATCGGGGAGTTCGTTCGCCGGATGAAGGCCCGGCAATCGGGACTGCGGAATGAAAAGACAACATGA
- a CDS encoding S1/P1 nuclease — translation MKRLILLGLWLVISSTAFGWGQKGHDVTAAIAENHLTKKAAKAVHRILDGQSPVYWSNWMDNASHTPEYASTKTWHYLNVDEGQTFDEARRIPEGDVLKAVTEIADRLRAGGLTPEEEAVNLRMLIHLVGDMHCPMHLGRLSDLGGNRREVRFFGRKTNLHSVWDTDLPEAGHRWSHTEWQQQIDRVSKAEQQEITAGTPADWARETHAICTEVYGATPEGTAISYDYVAQFTPVVERQLLRAGLRLAHLLNGIYR, via the coding sequence ATGAAAAGGCTGATTCTGTTGGGCTTGTGGTTGGTTATCTCCAGTACGGCTTTCGGTTGGGGACAGAAGGGACATGACGTCACGGCCGCCATTGCCGAAAACCACCTCACCAAAAAAGCGGCAAAAGCCGTCCACCGGATTCTGGACGGACAGTCGCCGGTCTACTGGTCGAACTGGATGGACAACGCCAGCCACACGCCCGAATACGCCTCGACAAAGACGTGGCACTATCTGAATGTCGACGAAGGGCAAACCTTCGACGAGGCGCGGCGCATCCCGGAAGGAGATGTGCTGAAGGCCGTCACGGAGATTGCCGACCGGCTCCGCGCAGGCGGGCTGACCCCCGAAGAGGAGGCCGTGAACCTCAGGATGCTGATCCACCTGGTCGGCGACATGCACTGTCCGATGCACCTGGGGAGGTTGAGCGATCTGGGCGGCAACCGACGTGAGGTGCGCTTCTTCGGCCGCAAAACGAACCTCCATTCGGTCTGGGATACGGACCTGCCGGAAGCCGGGCACCGTTGGAGCCACACGGAGTGGCAGCAACAGATCGACCGGGTGTCGAAGGCCGAACAGCAGGAGATCACGGCCGGAACACCCGCCGACTGGGCCCGGGAGACCCATGCAATCTGCACCGAGGTTTACGGTGCCACACCCGAGGGAACGGCGATCTCCTACGACTATGTGGCGCAATTTACGCCGGTTGTCGAACGGCAGCTGCTGCGGGCCGGGCTTCGGCTGGCGCATCTGCTGAACGGAATCTACCGATAA
- a CDS encoding lipopolysaccharide kinase InaA family protein — translation MKIVVNLKYAGLEPWLRQLADPGWFERNGTTLHKGRNTIKCFETEGVRLVVKRYGRPSPVNRLIYGTLRRSKAMRAYLHAGRLLKLGIETPEMVAAIDIRRRGFLSDSYFVSEWSCGKPMRPVTERYAEVPGDARILDAFAEFLFRVHNAGIFHEDLNIGNILYRPADQGYRFELLDTNRMSFHRRLSKRRRLDNLRRLSCPAPAYLRILDRYAELVHSDPATLQFWGVLKRLLFEFRQRCKRNLRKKIRETHPSGN, via the coding sequence ATGAAAATAGTCGTCAATCTGAAATATGCCGGACTGGAGCCCTGGCTCCGGCAACTCGCCGATCCCGGCTGGTTCGAGCGGAACGGCACAACACTCCACAAAGGGCGCAATACGATCAAATGCTTCGAAACGGAAGGGGTGAGGCTCGTCGTCAAGCGCTACGGCCGACCCTCTCCCGTCAACCGGCTGATCTACGGAACGCTGCGGCGAAGCAAGGCCATGCGAGCCTACCTCCACGCCGGGCGGCTGCTCAAACTCGGCATCGAAACCCCGGAAATGGTCGCCGCCATCGATATTCGCCGCCGGGGATTCCTGAGCGACAGCTATTTCGTTTCGGAATGGTCCTGCGGAAAGCCCATGCGGCCGGTCACGGAACGGTATGCCGAAGTCCCCGGAGATGCGCGGATTCTGGACGCCTTCGCGGAGTTTCTGTTCCGCGTCCACAACGCCGGGATCTTCCACGAAGACCTGAATATCGGCAACATCCTCTACCGTCCCGCGGACCAGGGTTATCGTTTCGAACTGCTCGACACCAACCGCATGTCGTTTCACCGCAGGTTGTCCAAACGCCGGCGCCTGGACAACCTGCGGCGCCTCTCCTGCCCGGCCCCTGCCTATCTCCGCATTCTCGACCGGTATGCCGAACTGGTGCACTCCGATCCGGCGACCCTCCAGTTCTGGGGCGTGCTCAAACGCCTGCTGTTCGAATTCCGCCAGCGCTGCAAACGGAACCTTCGGAAAAAAATCCGGGAGACCCATCCTTCCGGAAATTAG
- a CDS encoding GH92 family glycosyl hydrolase yields the protein MKIQRIMSAATLLAALAACSQPQSTERPTRWVDPKIGTGGHGHVFVGANVPFGLVQVGPTSIPQGWDWTSGYHASDSTVIGFSHTHLSGTGIGDLFDVTVMPVVGEVVYARGTEEDPASGLWSYADRTKEVVRPGYYAVPLVRYGVTAEMTATSRVGLHRYTFPASQEAAVVFDLENGGCWDKATETGFRVSEDSTRIWGWRYSTGWAKDQKVYFAAEFEKPFEKFETVGEHYGRASFTTTDGEQLLVKVALSPVSIEGAEANLAAELPGWDFEAVAVAADAAWNKELSKVRITTSDEAARRIFYTALYHTMVAPSEFCDADGSYRGADGQVHGNPGYKTHTTFSLWDTYRAAMPLMTILHPERMPDIINTMLAIADEQGRLPVWHLWGNETDCMVGNPGIPVVADAIVKGIEGFDRERAFEAIRRTAMNPDRGNGLRMKYGYIPCDLFNEAVAYDMEYALADGAAARAAEALGRDDDARYFTERSHSYRHYFDPTTGFMRGRDSRGGWRSPFNPFASTHRADDYCEGNAWQYTWLAPHDVEGLKGCFGSRARMLEKLDSLFTVSSVVEGAETSPDISGLIGQYAHGNEPSHHVLYLYTMLGQPWKTADKVRQVLTSLYHDRPDGLSGNEDVGQMSAWYVLSALGMYEVEPAGGRYWFGVPLFDRVEIDVPGGVFTITAENNSAANKYIQRVWLNGVPCTKPWIAHDDLMKGGELRFEMGAEPKVWYCPDEPEVYADQRPAAEDRLFRSEAVEEEIARVCGLLTNERLRWMFANCFPNTLDTTVHYREDEEGNPSTYVYTGDIPAMWLRDSGAQVWPYVQLCTKDPALQKMIAGVIRQQMRLITIDPYANAFNDGPTGAGEDVGYPGHVQSPWVFERKWEIDSHCYPIRLAHHYWKTTGDASVFDPTWVEAMRAILRTLREQQMKEGPGDYTFLRVTDRQLDTRCHAGHGNPVKPVGLISSAFRPSDDATTFGFLIPSNFMAVTSLRKAAEILSTVNGEAELAAECTALADEVAAALQQYAVVEHPKYGRIYAFEVDGFGSVHLMDDANVPSLLAMPYLGDVERTDPVYENTRRFVWSTDNPYFWRGEAGEGIGGPHIGVEMIWPMSIMMRAFTSTDDAEIRDCLCQLITTDAGTGFMHESFSRHDAANFTRAWFAWQNTLFGELILKLVNEGKIDLLNSIN from the coding sequence ATGAAAATTCAACGCATCATGAGCGCTGCGACGCTGCTGGCGGCCCTGGCCGCGTGTTCGCAGCCGCAATCCACGGAGCGTCCGACCCGCTGGGTCGACCCCAAAATCGGCACCGGCGGCCACGGCCACGTCTTCGTCGGGGCAAACGTCCCCTTCGGCCTCGTACAGGTAGGCCCGACGAGCATTCCCCAGGGGTGGGACTGGACCTCGGGCTACCACGCCTCGGACTCCACGGTGATCGGATTCTCGCACACGCACCTCAGCGGTACGGGTATCGGCGACCTGTTCGACGTCACGGTCATGCCCGTGGTAGGGGAGGTCGTTTATGCCCGCGGCACGGAAGAGGACCCGGCATCGGGCCTGTGGTCCTATGCCGACCGCACGAAGGAGGTCGTGCGGCCCGGATACTACGCGGTACCCCTCGTGCGCTACGGCGTGACGGCCGAGATGACCGCCACCTCGCGCGTCGGACTCCACCGCTATACGTTCCCCGCCTCGCAGGAGGCTGCCGTGGTCTTCGACCTCGAAAACGGCGGCTGCTGGGACAAGGCCACCGAGACGGGATTCCGCGTCTCGGAGGACAGCACACGCATCTGGGGCTGGCGCTACTCGACGGGCTGGGCCAAAGACCAGAAGGTCTACTTCGCGGCTGAATTTGAAAAACCGTTCGAGAAGTTCGAAACGGTCGGCGAACACTACGGACGTGCCTCGTTCACGACGACCGACGGCGAACAGCTGCTGGTGAAGGTGGCCCTCTCGCCCGTGAGCATCGAGGGTGCGGAGGCGAACCTCGCGGCAGAACTCCCCGGCTGGGACTTCGAAGCCGTGGCTGTGGCGGCCGATGCGGCATGGAACAAGGAGCTCTCGAAAGTGCGCATCACGACCTCGGACGAGGCGGCCCGGCGGATCTTCTACACGGCGCTGTATCACACGATGGTCGCCCCCTCGGAGTTCTGCGACGCCGACGGCTCATACCGCGGAGCCGACGGCCAGGTGCACGGAAATCCCGGCTACAAGACCCATACGACCTTCTCGCTGTGGGATACCTACCGCGCGGCGATGCCGCTGATGACGATCCTCCACCCGGAGCGGATGCCCGACATCATCAACACGATGCTGGCCATCGCCGACGAGCAGGGACGCCTGCCGGTCTGGCACCTCTGGGGCAACGAAACCGACTGCATGGTGGGCAACCCGGGCATCCCCGTCGTGGCCGACGCCATCGTGAAGGGGATCGAAGGCTTCGACCGCGAACGCGCCTTCGAGGCGATCCGCCGCACGGCGATGAACCCCGACCGAGGCAACGGCCTGCGCATGAAATACGGCTATATCCCGTGCGACCTCTTCAACGAGGCCGTGGCCTACGACATGGAGTACGCTCTGGCCGACGGCGCCGCAGCCCGTGCCGCCGAGGCGCTGGGCAGGGACGACGATGCCCGCTACTTCACGGAGCGCAGCCATAGCTACCGCCACTATTTCGACCCGACGACGGGCTTCATGCGCGGACGCGACAGCCGCGGCGGGTGGCGATCGCCCTTCAATCCGTTCGCCTCGACGCACCGCGCCGACGACTACTGCGAAGGAAACGCCTGGCAGTACACTTGGCTCGCACCGCACGATGTCGAGGGGCTCAAAGGCTGCTTCGGAAGCCGGGCCCGGATGCTCGAAAAGTTGGATTCGCTCTTCACGGTGAGCTCCGTCGTCGAGGGTGCCGAGACCTCGCCCGACATCTCGGGACTGATCGGGCAGTATGCCCACGGCAACGAGCCCAGCCACCATGTTCTCTACCTCTACACGATGCTGGGACAGCCCTGGAAGACGGCCGACAAGGTCCGCCAGGTGCTCACGTCGCTCTACCACGACCGGCCCGACGGCCTGTCGGGCAACGAGGACGTGGGGCAGATGTCGGCCTGGTACGTGCTCTCGGCACTGGGCATGTACGAAGTAGAGCCCGCGGGCGGACGCTACTGGTTCGGCGTGCCGCTCTTCGACCGCGTGGAGATCGATGTCCCGGGAGGCGTCTTCACGATCACGGCCGAAAACAACTCCGCTGCGAACAAATATATCCAGCGCGTATGGCTCAACGGCGTGCCCTGCACGAAGCCTTGGATCGCCCATGACGACCTCATGAAGGGCGGCGAACTGCGCTTCGAAATGGGAGCCGAGCCGAAGGTGTGGTACTGTCCCGACGAACCGGAGGTCTATGCCGACCAGCGGCCCGCCGCGGAGGATCGGCTTTTCAGGTCGGAAGCCGTGGAGGAGGAGATCGCCCGCGTGTGCGGTCTGCTGACCAACGAACGCCTGCGCTGGATGTTTGCCAACTGCTTCCCCAACACGCTCGACACCACGGTCCACTACCGCGAGGACGAGGAGGGCAACCCCTCGACCTATGTCTATACGGGCGACATTCCGGCCATGTGGCTCCGCGACTCGGGGGCGCAGGTGTGGCCCTACGTGCAGCTCTGCACGAAGGATCCGGCCCTGCAGAAGATGATCGCCGGGGTGATCCGCCAGCAGATGCGGCTGATCACGATCGACCCCTACGCCAACGCCTTCAACGACGGCCCGACGGGTGCCGGGGAGGATGTCGGCTATCCGGGGCACGTGCAGAGCCCGTGGGTCTTCGAGCGCAAGTGGGAGATCGACTCGCACTGCTATCCGATCCGCCTGGCCCACCACTACTGGAAGACGACGGGCGATGCGTCGGTCTTCGACCCGACGTGGGTCGAGGCCATGCGGGCCATCCTCCGCACGCTGCGTGAGCAGCAGATGAAGGAGGGTCCGGGCGACTACACCTTCCTGCGCGTCACGGACCGCCAGCTGGATACCCGCTGCCACGCCGGGCACGGCAATCCCGTGAAGCCCGTGGGGCTGATCTCGTCGGCATTCCGGCCCTCGGACGACGCCACGACCTTCGGGTTCCTCATCCCGTCGAACTTTATGGCCGTGACGTCGCTCAGAAAGGCCGCCGAAATCCTCTCGACGGTGAACGGCGAAGCGGAGCTGGCCGCCGAGTGCACGGCGCTGGCCGACGAGGTGGCCGCCGCCCTGCAGCAGTACGCTGTGGTGGAGCATCCGAAATACGGGCGGATCTACGCCTTCGAGGTGGACGGTTTCGGCAGCGTGCATCTGATGGACGACGCCAACGTGCCGTCACTGCTGGCGATGCCCTACCTGGGTGACGTCGAGCGCACGGACCCCGTCTACGAAAACACGCGCCGCTTCGTCTGGAGCACGGACAATCCCTACTTCTGGCGCGGCGAAGCCGGGGAGGGGATCGGCGGCCCGCACATCGGCGTGGAGATGATCTGGCCGATGAGCATCATGATGCGGGCCTTCACCTCGACGGACGACGCCGAGATCCGCGACTGCCTCTGCCAGCTCATCACCACCGATGCCGGGACGGGCTTCATGCACGAATCCTTCTCGCGGCACGACGCCGCGAACTTCACCCGGGCGTGGTTCGCCTGGCAGAACACCCTGTTCGGGGAGCTGATCCTCAAACTGGTGAACGAGGGAAAAATCGATTTGTTGAACTCCATAAACTGA
- the rho gene encoding transcription termination factor Rho — translation MQDLKALEGKTLAELREIAKAIGIRNVMVKKRELIEKIAGTAAESPAETAAAAETASTEAPATAETAKTAETPAAEEAPKGKRGRRPRLAKTENAADNRAPEDRAGEAPETGEAPRQQEKGPRGRRKAAAVDPELPMEPATRPEQTPASDSTGIADHAPAAEEVKAEPKRRGRKPKSQQNPPQADKAPQTASGEAAPQNEQNVRPVEEEVITKDDFAGEIEGEGVLEIMPDGYGFLRSADYNYLNSPDDVYVSPSQIKLFGLKPGDTVNGAIRPPKEGEKYFPLVRVNEINGLKPEYIRDRVQFEYMTPLFPSEKFCLTGNGHNNMSTRIVDLFSPIGKGQRALIVAQPKTGKTMLLQSIANAIADNHPEVYMIVLLIDERPEEVTEMARNVKAEVVASTFDEQASRHVKVAEMVLEKAKRMVECGHDVVIFLDSITRLARAYNSVQPASGKVLSGGVDANALHKPKRFFGAARNTEEKGSLTIIATALIDTGSKMDEVIFEEFKGTGNMELQLDRKLANKRVYPAVDVIASGTRREDLLLPRDVMNRTWVLRKYLSDMTPVEAMEFLQKQMGLTETNEEFLATMNH, via the coding sequence ATGCAAGATCTGAAAGCGCTCGAAGGTAAAACTCTTGCCGAATTGCGCGAAATAGCAAAGGCTATCGGCATCAGGAACGTGATGGTGAAAAAGCGCGAACTGATAGAAAAAATCGCAGGTACGGCTGCGGAATCCCCGGCGGAAACGGCTGCTGCAGCCGAAACGGCATCGACGGAGGCCCCGGCGACGGCGGAAACGGCGAAAACGGCGGAAACCCCGGCTGCCGAAGAGGCGCCGAAAGGCAAACGCGGACGGCGCCCCCGTCTGGCGAAAACCGAGAATGCCGCAGACAATCGAGCCCCCGAAGATCGCGCGGGAGAGGCACCGGAGACCGGGGAAGCCCCCCGGCAGCAGGAAAAGGGCCCGAGAGGCCGCCGGAAAGCCGCAGCCGTCGATCCCGAACTCCCGATGGAGCCCGCAACGCGTCCGGAGCAGACTCCGGCTTCGGATTCCACCGGGATTGCCGACCACGCCCCCGCCGCGGAGGAGGTGAAAGCCGAGCCCAAGCGCCGGGGCCGCAAGCCCAAATCGCAACAGAATCCGCCGCAGGCCGACAAGGCCCCGCAGACGGCTTCCGGCGAGGCGGCACCGCAGAACGAGCAAAACGTCCGTCCCGTCGAGGAGGAGGTCATCACGAAGGACGACTTCGCGGGGGAGATCGAGGGCGAAGGCGTCCTGGAGATCATGCCCGACGGCTACGGATTCCTGCGCTCGGCAGACTACAACTACCTCAATTCCCCGGACGACGTCTACGTCTCGCCCTCGCAGATCAAGCTCTTCGGACTGAAACCCGGCGATACGGTCAACGGGGCCATCCGCCCCCCGAAGGAGGGTGAAAAATACTTCCCGCTGGTGCGCGTGAACGAGATCAACGGTCTGAAACCCGAATACATCCGCGACCGCGTGCAGTTCGAATACATGACGCCGCTCTTCCCGAGCGAGAAGTTCTGCCTCACGGGAAACGGGCACAACAACATGTCGACACGCATCGTCGACCTCTTCTCGCCGATCGGGAAGGGCCAGCGCGCCCTGATCGTCGCACAGCCCAAGACGGGTAAGACGATGCTGCTGCAGTCGATCGCCAACGCCATCGCGGACAACCACCCGGAGGTCTACATGATCGTGCTGCTGATCGACGAACGCCCCGAGGAGGTGACCGAAATGGCCCGCAACGTCAAGGCCGAAGTCGTCGCCTCGACCTTCGACGAACAGGCCTCGCGCCACGTGAAGGTTGCAGAAATGGTCCTTGAAAAGGCCAAGCGCATGGTCGAATGTGGCCACGACGTCGTGATCTTCCTCGATTCGATCACCCGCCTGGCCCGCGCCTACAACTCCGTGCAGCCGGCCTCGGGCAAGGTCCTCTCGGGAGGTGTCGACGCCAACGCCCTGCACAAACCCAAACGTTTCTTCGGCGCCGCACGCAACACCGAGGAGAAGGGTTCGCTGACGATCATCGCCACGGCCCTGATCGACACCGGGTCGAAGATGGACGAGGTGATCTTCGAGGAGTTCAAGGGTACGGGCAACATGGAGCTGCAACTGGACCGCAAGCTGGCCAACAAACGCGTCTACCCGGCCGTCGATGTCATCGCATCGGGCACGCGCCGCGAAGACCTGCTGCTGCCCCGCGACGTGATGAACCGCACGTGGGTGCTGCGCAAATACCTCTCGGACATGACACCCGTCGAAGCCATGGAGTTCCTCCAGAAGCAGATGGGGCTTACGGAAACGAACGAGGAGTTCCTCGCCACGATGAACCACTGA